A genomic region of Dreissena polymorpha isolate Duluth1 chromosome 4, UMN_Dpol_1.0, whole genome shotgun sequence contains the following coding sequences:
- the LOC127878784 gene encoding QRFP-like peptide receptor produces the protein MNSTSVTNETQTNDSVGDNSDLKVNQYSLFVTNVVICSLNLLGNTTVLILICKRRLLGRTTNVFIFSLAMADAICAIGAIPYNLHLAQGRSMSVYMCKGYFYALCVSRTAVSYTVIMLTTEKILNILHPSRFITAGRCMFFISLVWFFSAAYNVWAVVFYTIYDSDQITTFELLSDSGKILYGKACFFSRRFVSLRSIFLSLDLCVLFIVPCTVLSLECFVIVRKQHGSIKQRFETYFYIMSFIFFIFIVFITCHTPFEISTVLKSEFPSVADSVNTFYDVSTTIYYCRGILFLGVYVYFKQYVCRRNKLRTANNANKSQHLELPLRRNCRGLSLNEQRHNRTYNCSNP, from the coding sequence ATGAATTCCACATCAGTGACCAACGAAACGCAAACAAACGACAGCGTCGGGGATAATAGTGACTTAAAAGTCAATCAGTATTCATTGTTTGTGACAAACGTAGTAATATGTTCGTTAAATCTATTGGGAAACACAACTGTTCTAATCCTCATTTGCAAACGACGGCTCTTAGGGCGAACAACAAATGTCTTCATATTCTCGTTGGCCATGGCTGACGCTATATGTGCAATCGGTGCGATCCCGTATAATCTGCATCTTGCGCAGGGAAGATCCATGTCCGTCTATATGTGTAAAGGATACTTTTACGCCCTTTGCGTTTCCAGAACTGCAGTATCGTACACAGTTATAATGCTAACGACAGAGAAAATCCTCAACATTCTTCACCCATCCAGGTTTATCACTGCTGGAAGGTGCATGTTCTTCATTAGCCTGGTCTGGTTCTTTTCGGCTGCTTACAATGTATGGGCAGTTGTATTTTATACAATTTATGACAGTGATCAAATTACAACGTTCGAGCTTCTGTCTGATTCGGGTAAAATTTTATATGGAAAAGCATGCTTTTTCTCACGACGTTTTGTGTCCCTTCGGTCTATTTTCTTATCTTTAGATTTGTGTGTCCTTTTCATTGTTCCTTGTACTGTGTTAAGTTTGGAGTGTTTTGTAATAGTTCGAAAGCAACATGGTTCTATCAAACAGCGATTTGAGACGTACTTTTACATAATGAGTTTTATCTTCTTTATATTTATAGTGTTCATAACATGCCATACGCCTTTTGAAATTTCTACTGTATTGAAAAGTGAGTTTCCAAGTGTTGCAGATTCCGTAAACACGTTTTATGACGTGTCCACAACAATTTACTATTGCCGAGGAATCCTTTTCCTGGGCGTGTATGTATACTTTAAGCAATACGTTTGTCGTAGAAATAAATTACGGACTGCTAATAATGCGAACAAATCTCAACATTTGGAATTGCCTTTACGGAGAAATTGTCggggactttctttaaatgaacaaaGGCATAATAGAACATATAATTGCTCTAATCCTTAA